The following are encoded in a window of Schistocerca nitens isolate TAMUIC-IGC-003100 chromosome 9, iqSchNite1.1, whole genome shotgun sequence genomic DNA:
- the LOC126204121 gene encoding uncharacterized protein LOC126204121 — protein MRTGQRDHTYSPLSWADSGRSVLSLNIRHLWLFGLWPLHEFWPFYMYTACGLLLGFWNAVEGALAAYFSWGDMDDTTLVLLAGITQGCGALKMVVFLYTRRHFSALVRRLDALLSLQSEVCGGGSVPAAILRASRRRAHQATLGTLLLMLSQCFVWFPTPLVAHTEERRLPFAQHPWDGNRHHYALSYFAQCAAGLLMTQISFGVDCLFASAMILVAAQLEILAYPV, from the exons ATGCGGACCGGACAGAGAGACCACACGTATTCACCCCTCTCGTGGGCAGACAGTGGGCGCTCCGTCCTTAGTCTGAACATCCGCCACTTGTGGCTGTTCGGACTGTGGCCGCTGCACGAATTCTGGCCCTTCTACATGTACACCGCCTGCGGCCTCCTGCTGGGCTTCTGGAATGCCGTGGAAGGGGCACTGGCCGCGTACTTCTCCTGGGGAGACATGGACGACACGACGCTGGTGCTGCTCGCGGGCATCACTCAGGGCTGCGGCGCCCTCAAAATGGTCGTCTTCCTGTACACCAGGCGCCACTTCAGCGCGCTGGTGCGCCGGCTGGACGCCCTCTTGTCGTTGCAGAGCGAGGTCTGCGGCGGCGGCTCTGTGCCGGCGGCCATCCTGCGCGCCTCCCGGAGGCGGGCGCACCAAGCCACGCTGGGCACCCTGCTCCTCATGCTGTCGCAGTGCTTCGTGTGGTTCCCCACACCGCTGGTGGCGCACACGGAAGAGCGCCGGCTGCCGTTCGCGCAGCACCCCTGGGACGGCAACAGACACCACTACGCGCTGTCCTACTTCGCCCAGTGCGCGGCCGGCTTGCTCATGACGCAGATCAGCTTCGGCGTCGACTGCCTCTTCGCGTCGGCCATGATCCTTGTGGCTGCCCAGCTAGAGATCCTAGCC TATCCCGTGTAA